One part of the Sorangiineae bacterium MSr11954 genome encodes these proteins:
- a CDS encoding sigma 54-interacting transcriptional regulator produces the protein MPSMKSDGETNALSSAHASVRVRAAWLEVVSGPDTGRRARVDRPVFVVGKGEGCDLRLTDGTVSREHLRLALSPIGIVVTDGGSKNGTLCGALRIERITLVADATLILGATTLAVRLDTGETELEVSAREQFGGAFGVSPAMRNVFALLERAAPSDAPVLIEGESGVGKEVLVRAVHSESRRREGPFVAIDCGAIPASLIESELFGHERGAFTGADRARDGVFQQAHGGTLFLDEIGELPVDLQPKLLRALETGEVRPVGGRPHSVDVRVLAATNRRLGEAVHRGEFRIDLFYRLAVLRVVVPPLRDRREDIVPLALSFLRRTTRDPKSELPPDFAALLSSYAWPGNVRELRNVIDRYALFGAANPKQLFDTQAGPIARIGGASSTSTAALDAELFDSPFHEAKQELLERFERAYLTHALAATGGIVTKAVERTGIARPTIYRMMNRLGMGKTSDDDTT, from the coding sequence ATGCCCTCCATGAAATCCGACGGAGAAACCAACGCTCTATCCTCGGCGCACGCATCGGTCCGCGTGCGCGCCGCGTGGCTCGAGGTGGTCTCCGGGCCCGACACGGGGCGAAGGGCACGGGTGGATCGCCCGGTGTTCGTGGTCGGCAAGGGCGAAGGCTGCGATTTGCGCCTCACGGACGGCACGGTGTCGCGCGAGCACCTTCGCCTTGCGCTCTCGCCCATCGGCATCGTGGTCACCGACGGCGGCAGCAAAAATGGAACGCTGTGCGGCGCGCTGCGCATCGAGCGCATCACGTTGGTCGCCGACGCCACCTTGATCCTGGGGGCCACCACCCTGGCCGTGCGCCTCGACACGGGCGAGACCGAGCTCGAGGTGAGCGCGCGCGAGCAGTTCGGCGGCGCCTTCGGCGTATCGCCCGCCATGCGCAACGTCTTTGCGCTGCTCGAGCGCGCGGCGCCGTCGGACGCGCCCGTTCTCATCGAGGGGGAGAGCGGCGTCGGCAAGGAGGTGCTGGTGCGCGCGGTTCACTCCGAGTCGCGCCGGCGCGAGGGGCCGTTCGTGGCCATCGACTGCGGCGCCATCCCCGCGTCGCTCATCGAGAGCGAGCTGTTCGGCCACGAGCGCGGCGCCTTCACGGGCGCCGATCGCGCGCGCGATGGGGTGTTTCAACAAGCGCACGGCGGCACGCTCTTCCTCGACGAAATTGGCGAGCTGCCGGTGGATCTGCAACCGAAGCTGCTTCGCGCATTGGAGACGGGCGAGGTGCGACCGGTGGGAGGTCGCCCGCACTCGGTCGATGTGCGCGTGCTGGCCGCCACCAACCGCCGCCTTGGCGAGGCCGTTCACCGCGGCGAGTTTCGCATCGATTTGTTCTACCGCCTGGCGGTGCTGCGCGTGGTCGTTCCCCCGCTGCGAGATCGACGCGAGGACATCGTCCCCTTGGCTCTCTCGTTCCTCCGCCGCACCACGCGCGATCCGAAGAGCGAGCTACCCCCCGATTTCGCGGCCCTCCTCTCGTCCTACGCGTGGCCCGGCAATGTCCGCGAGCTCCGCAACGTCATCGACCGCTATGCCCTCTTCGGCGCCGCGAACCCCAAACAACTCTTCGACACCCAAGCGGGCCCCATCGCGCGCATCGGCGGCGCGAGCTCCACGTCGACCGCTGCTCTCGACGCGGAGCTCTTCGATTCCCCTTTCCACGAAGCCAAGCAAGAGCTCCTCGAGCGCTTCGAGCGGGCCTACCTCACCCACGCCCTCGCCGCCACCGGCGGCATCGTCACCAAAGCCGTAGAACGCACCGGCATCGCCCGCCCCACCATCTACCGCATGATGAACCGCCTCGGCATGGGCAAAACGAGCGACGACGATACCACCTAG
- a CDS encoding endo alpha-1,4 polygalactosaminidase — protein MTFSTLTRRCATLLSAAPMLVFLACSDSGAASAGSENSEDSVRGGTPAAPGSWWKPTSDKPIHWHWQLSDTFTHPRDVLPNVSVYDIDGELTPAATVAKLKAASPNNKAICYFDAGVWEDYRSDAGRFPKSVIGKPDVGWEGSYWLDIRQLDIIMPIMKDRIINWCKNKGFDAIEPDETEVWSNDSGFPITKEQNTAFHKALSDLAHSLNLSIGLKGNNTEADILEPYFDWALTEQCWEFNECKLFKDSFVKKNKTVFNVEYKKAPNCASANAWHINSSQRDLQVTGPKNRKYLYKPCVPDNRDTW, from the coding sequence ATGACCTTTTCGACGTTGACCCGACGCTGCGCGACTCTTCTCTCGGCTGCTCCGATGCTCGTCTTTCTTGCGTGTTCCGACAGCGGCGCGGCGAGCGCCGGCTCCGAAAACTCCGAGGACTCCGTGCGCGGCGGCACCCCGGCGGCTCCGGGCAGCTGGTGGAAGCCGACGAGCGACAAGCCGATTCATTGGCATTGGCAACTCTCGGACACGTTCACGCACCCACGCGACGTGCTTCCCAACGTATCGGTCTACGACATCGATGGGGAGCTGACCCCCGCCGCGACGGTGGCCAAGCTGAAAGCCGCGAGCCCCAACAACAAAGCCATTTGCTATTTCGACGCGGGCGTGTGGGAAGATTACCGATCGGACGCCGGCCGATTTCCGAAGTCCGTCATCGGAAAGCCCGACGTAGGATGGGAAGGGAGCTACTGGCTCGATATCCGCCAGCTCGACATCATCATGCCGATCATGAAAGATCGCATCATCAACTGGTGCAAGAACAAGGGCTTCGACGCGATCGAGCCCGACGAAACCGAGGTGTGGAGCAACGACTCCGGCTTCCCCATCACCAAAGAGCAGAATACCGCGTTCCACAAGGCGCTCTCCGATCTCGCGCACTCCCTGAATCTCTCGATCGGCCTCAAGGGCAACAACACGGAGGCCGACATCCTCGAGCCGTATTTCGATTGGGCGCTGACCGAGCAGTGCTGGGAGTTCAACGAGTGCAAGCTGTTCAAGGACTCCTTCGTCAAAAAGAACAAAACCGTATTCAACGTCGAGTACAAGAAGGCCCCGAACTGCGCGAGCGCCAACGCGTGGCACATCAACTCGTCCCAGCGCGATCTCCAAGTGACGGGGCCGAAAAACAGGAAGTACTTGTACAAGCCCTGCGTGCCCGACAACCGCGACACGTGGTGA
- a CDS encoding M14 family metallopeptidase: MEISDALSLLDSLHLGFRQRYLDYETLTAQARAWAERFPDLVRLRSIGKSLEGRDLWLLTIGPDPDRVRPSVWVDGNMHAGELCGSSAALAIAEDVIRLHLASASSPESHARDGAPNLPPRVRASAAKVLFHVLPRMCPDGAEAVLHEGRWVRSNPRDRRHERHQVPRWVARDVDGDGLSLAMRKRDPGGEFVESAEIPGLMLPRTFEDEGPFYKLYPEGVIEPFDGVTIPVPNYLSDNDTDLNRNFPWSWAPEHEQFGAGAFAASEPESRAVVEFVGEHPEIFAWLNLHTFGGVFIRPLGDAPDKKMNPDDLALFRAIGAFSESITGYPMVSGFEEFLYSPDTPIRGDLSAFAYHQRGTIGYVCELWDLFAQAGLERKKPFIANYDSLSRDDLLKVARWDRDHNQSRVTRPWRTFQHPQLGEVEVGGRDARVGIQNPPFERIAEVCAKQSAAFLRVAALAPDIVLSTPTVTALGEDLFRVEVTVENHGYLPSYVLSSAKSLPWNQPLLAEVVTEGAAALVSPTEARCDVGHLAGWGHGQDAAYLLLQHSHNGSSSRKLTWVVSRATANASSPAAVGAGLVTIRVRGARTGLIERRIELPGR; the protein is encoded by the coding sequence ATGGAAATTTCCGACGCGCTTTCCTTGCTCGACTCGCTCCACCTCGGCTTTCGCCAGCGCTACCTCGACTACGAGACCTTGACCGCGCAAGCGCGCGCGTGGGCCGAGCGCTTTCCCGACTTGGTGCGCCTTCGCTCCATCGGCAAGAGCCTCGAGGGGCGCGATCTATGGCTCCTCACCATCGGGCCCGATCCGGATCGCGTGCGGCCGTCGGTGTGGGTCGATGGAAATATGCACGCCGGGGAGCTCTGTGGATCGAGCGCCGCCCTCGCCATCGCCGAGGACGTGATCCGGCTGCACCTCGCCTCCGCGTCCTCTCCCGAGTCGCACGCGCGCGACGGCGCACCGAACCTCCCGCCGCGGGTTCGGGCGTCTGCCGCCAAGGTGCTCTTTCACGTATTGCCGCGCATGTGCCCCGATGGCGCCGAGGCCGTGCTCCACGAGGGACGGTGGGTTCGCTCCAACCCGCGCGATCGCCGCCACGAGCGGCACCAAGTTCCGCGATGGGTCGCGCGCGATGTCGACGGCGATGGCCTTTCGCTGGCCATGCGCAAACGCGACCCGGGCGGTGAGTTCGTCGAGTCGGCGGAGATCCCCGGGTTGATGCTCCCGCGCACCTTCGAGGACGAGGGCCCTTTCTACAAGCTCTACCCCGAGGGCGTCATCGAGCCCTTCGACGGCGTCACCATCCCGGTCCCGAATTACCTCTCCGACAATGACACCGATCTCAATCGCAACTTCCCCTGGTCGTGGGCGCCAGAGCACGAGCAGTTCGGCGCGGGCGCGTTTGCGGCCAGCGAGCCCGAGTCGCGCGCGGTGGTCGAATTCGTCGGCGAGCACCCCGAGATTTTCGCCTGGCTCAACCTGCACACCTTCGGCGGGGTGTTCATTCGCCCGCTCGGCGACGCGCCGGACAAAAAGATGAACCCCGACGATCTCGCCCTCTTTCGCGCGATTGGCGCGTTCAGCGAGTCCATCACCGGCTACCCCATGGTCTCGGGCTTCGAAGAGTTCCTGTACTCCCCCGACACCCCCATCCGCGGCGATCTCTCCGCGTTCGCGTACCACCAGCGCGGCACCATCGGCTACGTGTGCGAGCTCTGGGATCTGTTTGCTCAAGCTGGCCTCGAGCGCAAAAAGCCCTTCATTGCCAATTACGATTCGCTGTCGCGCGATGATTTGTTGAAGGTCGCGCGCTGGGATCGCGATCACAACCAATCGCGGGTCACCCGGCCATGGCGGACCTTCCAGCACCCGCAGCTGGGCGAGGTGGAGGTCGGCGGACGCGATGCGCGCGTGGGCATCCAGAACCCGCCGTTCGAGCGGATCGCCGAGGTGTGCGCGAAGCAATCGGCCGCGTTCCTTCGGGTGGCCGCCCTCGCGCCCGACATCGTGCTCTCGACTCCCACCGTCACCGCCCTCGGCGAAGATCTGTTCCGCGTCGAGGTCACGGTCGAAAACCACGGGTACCTGCCCAGCTATGTCCTGAGCTCGGCCAAATCGCTCCCCTGGAACCAGCCGCTCCTTGCCGAGGTGGTCACGGAGGGCGCGGCCGCGCTCGTCTCACCCACCGAAGCGCGGTGCGACGTCGGCCACCTGGCCGGTTGGGGACATGGGCAGGACGCCGCCTACCTGCTGCTCCAGCACAGTCACAACGGCTCCTCGAGCCGGAAGCTCACATGGGTCGTCTCCCGCGCGACGGCGAACGCGAGCTCGCCGGCCGCCGTGGGTGCCGGGCTCGTAACGATTCGCGTTCGCGGGGCGCGGACCGGTCTCATCGAGCGAAGAATCGAGCTACCGGGCCGATAG
- a CDS encoding dihydroorotase, whose product MDRLIVFRHVRAIDPSSALDAVIDVVIEKDRIVRLGPDAGAEAAKAEWAQVITAPGAWLLPGLVDLHAHLREPGQEYKEDIRSGLAAAAAGGFTDICAMPNTLPVNDSRMVTEAMLARAHEVGGTRLHPIGAITVGQRGESLTEMGDLREAGAVAVSDDGRCVTNSAVMRRALEYASVFDLPVIQHAEDHALTEGAQMHEGSVSTRLGLRGWPRVAEDIIVSRDLLLAEYTGARYHVAHASTEGTVRLLREAKSRGLRVTAEVTPHHLLLTHEAVGLYDTACKVNPPLREQRDIEALRQGLADGTIDAVATDHAPHATIDKGCEWSEAKPGMIGLELCLPLLLGLVAEGALPLARLVTSLTQAPAGIARLPDKRIREGARADLVLIDPEERWTIDASCLRSKSHNTPFLGRTVKGRVKMTMVAGNVVFESTPRSS is encoded by the coding sequence TTGGATCGCCTCATCGTTTTCCGTCATGTGCGCGCGATTGACCCGTCTTCGGCACTCGATGCCGTGATCGATGTGGTGATCGAGAAGGATCGCATCGTTCGCTTGGGCCCCGATGCGGGCGCCGAGGCGGCCAAGGCCGAGTGGGCGCAGGTGATCACGGCGCCTGGCGCGTGGCTTCTGCCCGGCCTCGTCGACCTGCACGCCCACCTGCGCGAGCCGGGCCAGGAGTACAAGGAGGACATCCGCAGCGGTCTCGCCGCCGCGGCCGCGGGGGGCTTTACCGACATCTGCGCGATGCCGAACACCCTCCCGGTGAACGACAGCCGCATGGTCACCGAGGCCATGCTCGCGCGCGCGCACGAGGTCGGCGGCACCCGCCTGCACCCCATCGGCGCCATCACCGTCGGGCAGCGCGGCGAATCGCTCACCGAGATGGGGGATCTGCGCGAGGCCGGCGCGGTGGCCGTGTCCGACGACGGGCGGTGCGTCACGAACAGCGCGGTCATGCGCCGGGCGCTCGAATACGCCAGCGTGTTCGATCTCCCCGTCATCCAGCACGCCGAAGATCACGCCCTCACCGAAGGGGCGCAGATGCACGAGGGCTCCGTCTCCACGCGGCTCGGGCTTCGCGGCTGGCCGCGGGTCGCCGAGGACATCATCGTCTCGCGCGATCTGCTCCTTGCAGAGTACACGGGTGCCCGCTACCACGTGGCCCACGCGTCCACCGAAGGGACCGTACGCCTCTTGCGCGAGGCCAAGTCGCGCGGCTTGCGGGTCACCGCCGAGGTCACCCCGCATCACCTTTTGCTCACCCACGAAGCGGTGGGCCTCTACGACACGGCGTGCAAGGTCAACCCGCCGCTGCGCGAACAGCGCGATATCGAGGCGCTCCGCCAAGGGCTCGCCGATGGAACCATCGACGCGGTCGCCACCGACCATGCGCCGCACGCCACCATCGACAAGGGATGCGAGTGGAGCGAGGCCAAGCCGGGGATGATCGGGCTCGAGCTCTGTCTTCCGCTGTTGCTGGGGTTGGTCGCGGAGGGCGCGCTTCCCCTCGCCCGCCTGGTCACCTCGCTCACCCAGGCGCCGGCGGGCATCGCGCGGCTGCCGGACAAGCGCATTCGCGAGGGCGCGCGCGCCGACCTCGTCCTCATCGATCCGGAAGAACGCTGGACGATCGACGCTTCGTGCCTACGCTCCAAGTCGCACAACACCCCCTTCCTGGGAAGAACCGTCAAAGGGCGCGTAAAAATGACCATGGTCGCTGGAAACGTCGTATTCGAATCGACCCCGAGGAGCTCGTAA
- the carA gene encoding glutamine-hydrolyzing carbamoyl-phosphate synthase small subunit — protein sequence MDAERAYIALADGTVFPGRPFGARELATGEAVFTTTMTGYQEVLTDPSYSGQIVVMTASEIGNVGVNADDAESVDGRVHVAGFVVRDLSPIASNWRSEESLDAYLARHGKAGITGVDTRKLTRHLRDHGSQNAAIGTEAPEVLIRRAREAPDMNGLDLVEVVTPREPYSWTEGRGGWNVPPPEGGAAKAKDIKHHVVAIDYGIKKNILRCLVDAGCRVTAVPARTKASEILALKPDGIFLSNGPGDPAAVGYAVATVRELAGKLPIFGICLGHQLLGLALGGKTYKLKFGHRGANQPVKDLTTGRIEITTQNHGFCVDLDSLPSRAQRTHIHLNDGTSEGLAVPELRAFSVQYHPEAAAGPHDSMYLFDRFTQSMG from the coding sequence ATGGACGCCGAGCGCGCATACATCGCCCTTGCCGACGGAACCGTCTTCCCCGGCCGCCCCTTCGGAGCCCGCGAGCTCGCCACCGGCGAAGCGGTCTTCACCACTACGATGACCGGCTACCAAGAGGTGCTCACCGATCCCTCGTACTCGGGGCAAATCGTGGTGATGACCGCGTCGGAGATCGGCAACGTCGGGGTGAACGCCGACGACGCCGAGTCGGTGGACGGCCGGGTGCACGTCGCCGGCTTCGTGGTGCGCGATCTGAGCCCCATCGCCTCCAACTGGCGCTCCGAGGAGTCGCTCGACGCCTACCTGGCGCGCCACGGCAAGGCCGGCATCACGGGCGTGGATACGCGCAAGCTCACCCGCCACCTGCGCGACCACGGCTCGCAGAACGCCGCCATCGGCACCGAGGCGCCCGAGGTGCTCATCCGCCGCGCACGCGAGGCCCCCGATATGAACGGCCTCGACCTGGTCGAGGTGGTGACCCCGCGCGAGCCCTACTCGTGGACCGAGGGCCGCGGCGGCTGGAACGTCCCGCCGCCCGAGGGCGGGGCGGCCAAGGCGAAGGACATCAAGCACCACGTGGTGGCTATCGACTACGGCATCAAGAAGAACATCCTGCGCTGCCTGGTCGATGCCGGTTGCCGGGTGACCGCGGTCCCGGCGCGCACCAAGGCCTCCGAGATCCTGGCGCTGAAGCCCGACGGCATCTTCCTCTCCAACGGCCCCGGCGATCCCGCCGCCGTCGGCTACGCGGTCGCCACCGTGCGCGAGCTCGCGGGCAAGCTCCCCATCTTCGGCATCTGCCTGGGGCACCAGCTGCTCGGCCTCGCCCTCGGCGGCAAGACGTACAAGCTCAAGTTCGGCCACCGCGGCGCGAACCAGCCCGTGAAAGACCTCACCACGGGCCGCATCGAGATCACCACGCAAAACCACGGCTTCTGCGTCGATCTCGACTCGCTCCCCTCCCGCGCGCAGCGCACGCACATTCACCTCAACGACGGCACCAGCGAGGGCCTCGCCGTCCCCGAGCTGCGCGCCTTCAGCGTGCAATACCACCCCGAGGCCGCCGCCGGCCCGCACGACTCCATGTACCTGTTCGACCGCTTCACGCAGTCGATGGGGTGA
- a CDS encoding TetR/AcrR family transcriptional regulator, producing MTARASYKKSEVSRRSVVEAAVRALANQGFAHTSVSDIAHSAGMSKGVVHYHFANKDDLIARVLEHCSMVVATRTREAWELGGTPTERIRRALREAWQMRREGIPEIRVIMDLMAQAVHEPHLRGAVRSMMHAIRNQIIQDLIGSLETLGLRPKVSPCVITRMLMAALDGLCLQQLFDPSEPEEEEELLRAVEVVAFSLFQL from the coding sequence ATGACTGCACGCGCCAGCTACAAGAAGAGCGAAGTAAGTCGTCGCTCCGTCGTCGAGGCGGCGGTTCGCGCCCTTGCCAATCAAGGCTTTGCGCACACCAGCGTCAGCGACATTGCTCACTCCGCGGGCATGAGCAAAGGCGTGGTGCACTACCACTTTGCCAACAAAGACGATCTCATTGCGCGCGTGCTCGAGCACTGTTCGATGGTCGTCGCCACCCGCACCCGCGAAGCGTGGGAGCTCGGCGGAACACCGACGGAGCGCATTCGCCGCGCCCTGCGCGAAGCGTGGCAAATGCGGCGCGAAGGCATCCCCGAGATCCGCGTGATCATGGATCTGATGGCGCAAGCCGTTCACGAGCCGCACCTGCGCGGGGCGGTGCGCTCGATGATGCACGCCATCCGCAATCAGATCATTCAGGACCTCATCGGGAGCCTCGAAACGCTCGGGCTCCGTCCGAAGGTTTCGCCCTGTGTCATTACACGTATGCTGATGGCGGCTTTGGACGGGTTGTGCTTACAACAGCTGTTCGACCCCTCGGAACCGGAAGAAGAAGAAGAGCTTTTGCGCGCCGTCGAAGTGGTCGCGTTCTCTCTTTTTCAGCTGTGA
- a CDS encoding protein kinase produces MAAPRGKKEALNFPRPFGPYTLLARVNSGGMAEVFRARQNEHGYFVALKKILPDIAEDEQFISMFEDEARIVSRLEHPHIARMLDFGRVDESYYIAFEYVHGKDLRAVFERSIQKRTPIPLPFVLYAFTRIGEGLSYAHARRDEKGLPVSIVHRDISPQNIVVSSDGDIKLIDFGIAKAKGKASQTAVGSIKGSFGYMSPEQVSGAAVDAQTDVFAMGICLWELLTQRRLFDGDNEFVILQKIRGAAQLVAPPSRYRADIPPALDRVVLRALATDLALRYRSAKELYRELHAVAIATGALASRVEMATYMLQLFPELSAAPQASESGRPSGTSRTSGALSTSRISSTSSMSRRASKNDRNTSDGERIGWQDAPARDEPARNPLARDRRFDAGQVSGNMSARAEQSPALQESTTMSEDDGGNQLRREPHELEARRKEEREAEKKEMGEQDEDEADTINGPLPLKPPPPEKPPLPAKPRTAMLRDKLRASHPPPVANPVAVTSGAPRPPDPPPAPPRPNPHATMQSLGGGGRPVRQQTIPGVHAPPIPGDISSSDLTPVAVPFSAATPVTYPAAAYAAQAYPSQHALQAVPGPSAKPLPVDWDDEHEASNVLDHDDGPRPRPRLGAPPPPEPPPVQAPISLGGAPPISGYRPQQASIEPFPPSSGPKPVAATSGYLTQPSRRYGSAPPASSRQPAALAIPMSVPIVPPATANHGASHLPSHAPAAALPQPNRNEATALVRPPPGRWGLIVGLGLALVIVMAMALLIVFFPRAGKVAIRVTDAKGANYDRVEIFVDGRKHCDTSPCLVEGVSTGAHLVKAIAEGGAVSERSILAEARKQTPVDIAFANVARAVTGLKLAASQPGMKLYVDGREIGLLPQEVKELVPGDHKVRIVGSERYEPLERTVTVTKDEMHDLGTLSLKVLRGKVTITLGTPGAKVYLVSGLDRRDLPTFPISVDIDASNTTKAWVLEASRAGFSEYKQPISFADGKAEKSYHILLEPKSVAAPAAPAPRPAAPASVPTSVPVLGGSKAEAPVAEPAGEAFLNINSIPASSVVLDGKPIGSTPKVRYSVPPGNHTVVFVNTEQGLRKSVQVTVASGDTKPVIGKLRE; encoded by the coding sequence ATGGCGGCGCCCCGAGGTAAAAAGGAGGCGTTGAATTTCCCGCGCCCATTCGGCCCGTACACCTTGCTTGCCCGCGTCAATTCCGGCGGGATGGCCGAGGTATTCCGCGCGCGCCAAAATGAACACGGATATTTCGTCGCGCTGAAAAAGATCCTCCCGGATATCGCGGAAGACGAGCAATTCATTTCGATGTTCGAGGACGAAGCGCGCATCGTCTCGCGCCTGGAGCACCCGCACATCGCGCGCATGCTCGACTTCGGGCGGGTGGACGAGAGCTATTACATCGCCTTCGAGTACGTGCACGGCAAGGATCTGCGGGCGGTGTTCGAGCGCTCCATCCAGAAGCGCACGCCGATCCCCCTCCCCTTCGTGCTCTATGCCTTCACCCGCATCGGCGAGGGATTGAGCTACGCGCACGCGCGCCGCGATGAAAAGGGGCTGCCCGTATCGATCGTTCATCGCGATATCAGCCCGCAGAACATCGTCGTTTCGTCCGACGGGGACATCAAGCTCATCGACTTCGGCATCGCCAAGGCCAAGGGCAAGGCCTCGCAGACGGCGGTCGGCTCCATCAAAGGGAGCTTCGGGTACATGAGCCCCGAGCAAGTGAGCGGCGCCGCGGTGGACGCGCAGACCGATGTCTTCGCCATGGGCATTTGCCTCTGGGAGCTGCTCACGCAACGGCGGCTGTTCGACGGCGACAACGAGTTCGTCATCCTTCAAAAAATCCGCGGCGCCGCGCAGCTGGTGGCGCCCCCATCGCGCTATCGCGCGGACATTCCCCCCGCGCTCGATCGGGTGGTGCTGCGCGCGCTGGCCACGGATCTTGCCCTGCGGTATCGCTCGGCGAAGGAGCTCTACCGAGAGCTGCACGCGGTCGCCATTGCCACGGGAGCTCTGGCGTCTCGGGTGGAGATGGCCACCTACATGCTGCAGCTCTTTCCGGAATTGAGCGCAGCGCCGCAAGCGAGCGAAAGTGGACGGCCCTCGGGCACCTCGCGTACCTCCGGCGCCTTGAGCACCTCGCGCATCTCCAGCACCTCCAGCATGTCGCGCCGGGCGAGCAAAAACGACAGGAACACGTCGGACGGCGAACGCATCGGATGGCAAGATGCGCCGGCACGCGACGAGCCAGCGCGCAACCCGTTGGCACGCGACCGCCGGTTCGACGCCGGCCAGGTAAGCGGTAACATGTCCGCCAGGGCCGAGCAGTCGCCAGCCCTGCAGGAGAGCACGACGATGTCCGAGGACGACGGAGGCAACCAGCTGCGGCGCGAGCCGCACGAGCTGGAGGCGCGGCGAAAGGAGGAGCGCGAGGCCGAGAAAAAGGAGATGGGGGAGCAGGACGAGGACGAAGCCGACACCATCAACGGACCGTTGCCCCTCAAGCCCCCTCCGCCCGAAAAGCCTCCGCTGCCGGCGAAGCCCCGTACGGCGATGCTGCGCGACAAGCTGCGCGCGAGCCATCCGCCGCCGGTTGCGAACCCCGTTGCCGTGACCAGCGGAGCACCGCGTCCGCCCGATCCGCCTCCGGCGCCGCCGCGTCCCAACCCTCATGCCACGATGCAGTCGCTCGGTGGCGGTGGCAGGCCTGTGCGCCAGCAGACCATCCCCGGGGTGCATGCCCCACCGATTCCCGGTGACATATCGTCATCGGATCTCACCCCGGTGGCCGTTCCCTTTTCGGCGGCGACACCGGTCACCTACCCGGCTGCTGCGTATGCCGCGCAGGCTTACCCCAGCCAGCACGCGCTCCAGGCGGTTCCCGGGCCGAGCGCCAAGCCGTTGCCGGTCGATTGGGACGATGAGCACGAGGCCAGCAATGTGCTCGATCACGATGACGGTCCGCGTCCGCGTCCGCGCCTCGGGGCACCTCCGCCGCCCGAGCCCCCGCCGGTCCAGGCGCCGATCAGCCTTGGCGGCGCACCGCCCATCAGCGGATACCGCCCGCAGCAAGCCTCCATCGAGCCATTTCCGCCGAGCAGCGGTCCCAAGCCCGTCGCGGCGACATCGGGGTACCTCACGCAACCTTCGCGCCGCTATGGATCGGCGCCGCCGGCTTCATCGCGGCAGCCCGCCGCGCTGGCGATCCCCATGTCCGTGCCCATCGTGCCGCCGGCCACCGCGAACCATGGCGCCTCGCACCTGCCGTCGCATGCGCCGGCCGCGGCCCTGCCGCAGCCGAATCGAAACGAAGCGACGGCGCTGGTGCGTCCTCCGCCGGGTCGGTGGGGGCTCATCGTGGGGCTCGGGCTCGCGCTCGTCATCGTGATGGCCATGGCGCTGCTCATCGTCTTCTTCCCGCGCGCGGGAAAGGTGGCGATCCGGGTGACCGACGCCAAAGGCGCGAACTACGACCGGGTCGAGATCTTCGTGGACGGCCGCAAGCACTGCGACACCTCGCCATGCCTCGTGGAGGGGGTGAGCACCGGAGCGCACCTCGTCAAAGCGATCGCGGAGGGCGGCGCGGTGAGCGAGCGTTCCATCCTCGCCGAGGCGCGCAAGCAAACGCCGGTGGACATCGCGTTTGCCAATGTGGCGCGCGCGGTCACGGGGCTCAAGCTGGCGGCGAGCCAGCCCGGCATGAAGCTCTATGTGGATGGCCGCGAGATCGGGCTGCTCCCGCAGGAGGTCAAGGAGCTCGTGCCGGGCGATCACAAGGTCCGCATCGTGGGCAGTGAGCGCTACGAGCCGCTCGAGCGCACGGTGACGGTGACCAAGGACGAGATGCACGATCTCGGGACGCTGTCGCTCAAGGTGCTGCGCGGAAAGGTGACCATCACCTTGGGCACGCCGGGGGCGAAGGTCTACCTGGTCTCGGGCCTCGATCGGCGCGATCTTCCGACCTTTCCCATTTCGGTCGACATCGATGCGTCCAACACCACCAAGGCGTGGGTGCTGGAGGCGTCGCGCGCGGGGTTCTCCGAGTACAAGCAGCCCATCTCGTTCGCCGATGGGAAAGCCGAAAAGTCGTACCACATCTTGCTCGAGCCCAAGTCGGTCGCGGCTCCTGCTGCGCCTGCCCCGCGTCCGGCGGCCCCTGCCTCTGTCCCTACCTCCGTCCCCGTGTTGGGCGGGAGCAAGGCGGAGGCGCCGGTCGCCGAGCCCGCGGGCGAAGCTTTCTTGAACATCAATTCGATCCCGGCGTCTTCCGTGGTGCTCGATGGAAAGCCCATCGGGAGCACGCCCAAGGTTCGCTACTCCGTTCCACCGGGAAACCATACGGTGGTCTTCGTCAACACCGAACAGGGCCTCCGAAAATCCGTGCAGGTGACCGTGGCATCGGGCGACACCAAGCCGGTGATTGGGAAGCTTCGGGAATAG
- a CDS encoding type II secretion system GspH family protein, with the protein MRRVLRNGFTLVKMLVVVAMVGLLAGLALYGVRASRRTFPDMPGSHSR; encoded by the coding sequence ATGCGCCGCGTTCTTCGCAATGGCTTCACATTGGTCAAGATGCTGGTGGTCGTCGCCATGGTCGGGCTGCTCGCCGGTCTGGCGCTTTATGGAGTCCGCGCGTCGCGTCGAACGTTCCCGGACATGCCTGGCTCGCATTCGCGCTAG